From Apis cerana isolate GH-2021 linkage group LG10, AcerK_1.0, whole genome shotgun sequence, one genomic window encodes:
- the LOC108002220 gene encoding disks large homolog 5 isoform X4: MASGASSLDSAGSSDGALNMERDSGGYGSVGSPVGGPECRSDYDGLQAQCDQAMHQLQLLRHKHSDTIRRCEHTMKELEYYRGQHIAVMNQLEATSQESSALRGKYGDLVNDKQRLDREVQALQKEVSELRCQNQEVLVSDASNSDTMNQHYLSALRKYEAVKDEYDALRKRYDDLISSHSSAVNKLELSQEEAARLKKQYDEIVQERNSAVRERNGLKQQCTAAIRQWDIALRERNEYREALAKVQQQHEEAVKEINHAMVLRMKASKDMKRLTEERNAALQEYSLIMGERDTVHKEMEKLGDDLTQAYTKITHIENQNKQFIEEKKALSYQIETLRREISSALQDRDEALKQCNELRQKFGDYSEGSNRDYKNRMELHSYNHERDNSSKEAERENNTADYTKRDKERMDNLDQANLELDKLRKSVDKLQTELEEALQEAEVSKRRRDWAFSERDKIVLERESIRTLCDRLRKERDRAVSELAGALRDSDDIKKQRNEASKELKDLKEKIESGDHALRASQFAQSLVHAHDSAIDTDVNDWEIIPIHLDLSRLCLDSDRDLGLTLVGGRDNPYYPNDTGIYVAQVISGSATDGKLRVNDCIMRVNNVDCTSVSTRIIMETLRTCSGGSATLTVRRRRLTRRSLRTTQLSVGSVPHGISLELGVYISKISPGSLAAKDGNLAVGDRVLNINSKPMEGINSSHEAMATLNDTNTDVLTITTLKGIPLPSATSSETMTIDGSFGTEKQKMVNSCSQTEQGRILLKIPSDDYERRHVASNFGDRSIYKVSKSVSGEKPSGISNAWDNIREKIDIVRGRKHSKDREEKKKRHRNSSPNTFEQEQDAIAELDSVIESYHKKANNGVLKRSKRRGTEKVEKNGGTWPKARGGPLIQNGTGTILHSRKTKERLPLSVLLNQPPKYESYNYNRISNPIPLTNFSNVNNRHTVYKSVEKPLSNFLKTGPLFSQKSFTPVVQFKDIPIDKKPATEFENTENRLGSTLTPSETSIDFSVKSVNTGKDVEYFSKKRAQKYTPSNESQVDTLQHNRAQSQLYSGAGSSTSSTSGPRQQLTEYNELEEGSASSSSSEAGGAEGGSRSGSPTPCNSPEAPRKTTIEPLETSEPERDASSSLSTTRDTSNTLNIMRETSNTLEPPRTIRERDIRNSASLEVPSTQQREREIRASASLDINIRKPELRSSATLDNMRNSATLDTLRGTANTLTRAQLNQAATTLQRQNATVRSPTQEDQNRKSPPPSEPRYLFIETRKCSNLGISLVGGNGVGIYVHSVQPGCLAEDAGLRPGDRILEYNGVDLRQATAEQAALELARPADKVTLIAQYVPERYNEVKDKPGDSFYVKAMFDRVGEVGDSLQLRFNKDDILYVDNTMFNGTPGHWRAWIVDQTGRRQTCGIIPSKFKVEEELLLRRSLGDLETDTTRRGSTSARRSFFRRKKHQRSSSRDSKELSHLTGVNLGWYSDSGTLNEDTLPASYQRVERLDYPALRPVLIIGPLSECVVTKLLQEFPGQFTRCLAEAMHCSQATLEQGLRDSLYVDYRKKGSYFECTTVQAVKDICEKNTHCILDVSIASIERLHRHQIYPIVLLIKFKSTKQIKEVKDSRYPSDKVSAKVAKEMYEQALKLEAEYRHHISAVIPAGVNVAYICTQVKAAVDEEQSKALWVPRGPP, from the exons ATGGAGCACTCAATATGG AAAGAGATAGTGGAGGCTATGGCAGTGTCGGCAGTCCTGTCGGTGGGCCTGAATGTCGTAGTGATTATGATGGTTTGCAAGCTCAATGTGATCAAGCCATGCATCAGCTTCAGCTACTTAGGCATAAACACTCCGATACTATAAGACG gtGTGAACATACTATGAAAGAATTGGAATACTATAGAGGACAACATATAGCAGTCATGAATCAGTTAGAGGCAACATCACAAGAGAGTTCCGCACTGCGGGGCAAATATGGAGATCTAGTAAATGATAAACAACGCCTGGATCGGGAAGTTCAGGCGTTGCAGAAAGAAGTATCCGAATTACGATGCCAAAATCAAGAAGTTCTTGTTTCTGATGCTAGTAATAGTGACACCATGAATCAACATTATTTATCCGCGCTTCGAAAATATGAAGCTGTTAAAGATGAGTATGATGCCCTTCGAAAACGGTACGATGACTTAATATCATCACATTCATCGGCTGTTAACAAG TTGGAATTATCGCAAGAAGAAGCCGCcagattaaaaaaacaatatgatGAAATTGTTCAAGAGCGTAATAGTGCAGTTCGTGAGCGTAATGGTTTAAAACAACAGTGTACTGCTGCAATTAGGCAATGGGATATTGCattaagagaaagaaatgaatatcGCGAAGCTTTAGCCAAAGTACAGCAACAACATGAAGAGGCAGTAAAGGAAATTAATCATGCAATGGTGCTACGCATGAAGGCTAGCAAGGATATGAAACGATTAACGGAAGAAAGGAATGCTGCATTGCAAGAATACAGTTTAATTATGGGTGAAAGAGATACGGTACACAAGGAAATGGAAAAACTTGGCGATGATCTTACACAAGCGTATACAAAAATCACTCATATAGAAAATCAGAACAAGCAATTTATAGAAGAG aaaaaagctTTATCCTATCAaatagaaactttaagaagagaaatttcatCCGCTTTACAAGATCGGGACGAAGCTTTAAAACAATGTAACGAATTGCGTCAAAAGTTTGGTGATTATTCTGAAGGTTCAAATAGAGATTACAAGAATCGTATGGAATTACATTCGTACAATCACGAACGCGATAATTCGAGCAAAGAAGCcgaaagagaaaataacaCGGCAGATTATACTAAACGTGATAAAGAACGTATGGACAACTTGGATCAGGCAAATTTGGAGTTGGATAAACTTAGAAAATCTGTTGATAAGTTGCAAACGGAGCTCGAAGAAGCTTTGCAAGAAGCAGAGGTATCAAAACGAAGAAGGGATTGGGCTTTCAGTGAAAGAGATAAGATAGTTTTAGAAAGGGAAAGTATTAGAACTCTCTGCGATAGATTAAGAAAGGAACGTGACCGTGCAGTTTCGGAACTAGCGGGTGCTTTGCGTGATTCTGATGATATTAAGAAGCAACGGAACGAAGCGTCGAAAGAGCTAAAGGATCTCAAAGAAAAGATAGAATCCGGCGATCACGCGTTAAGAGCGAGTCAATTCGCACAAAGCTTAGTGCATGCGCATGATTCGGCGATCGATACTGATGTTAACGACTGGGAGATTATTCCCATTCATTTGGATCTCAGTCGACTTTGTTTAGATTCTGATCGTGATTTGGGACTAACGCTGGTCGGAGGCCGTGATAATCCGTATTATCCAAACGACACAGGAATTTATGTTGCTCAAGTAATATCAGGAAGTGCTACCGATGGTAAATTAAGAGTGAACGATTGCATTATGCGAGTAAATAACGTAGATTGTACATCTGTTTCTACACGTATAATTATGGAAACTTTACGTACCTGTTCGGGGGGATCGGCCACGTTGACGGTAAGGAGACGGCGTTTGACCAGAAGATCTTTAAGGACAACTCAATTGTCCGTTGGTTCAGTTCCTCATGGTATTTCTTTGGAACTTGgagtatatatttcaaagatttcaCCTGGTAGTTTAGCCGCTAAAGATGGCAACCTTGCCGTTGGAGATAGAGTGTTGAAC ATTAATAGTAAACCAATGGAAGGCATTAATTCCAGTCACGAGGCAATGGCAACTTTGAATGACACGAATACGGATGTGTTGACTATCACAACTTTGAAGGGAATACCATTGCCTTCGGCGACTAGTTCTGAAACCATGACCATCGATGGTAGCTTCGGCACTGAAAAACAGAAAATGGTGAACAGTTGTTCTCAAACGGAACAAGGAagaatattgttgaaaattccGTCAGACGATTACGAGAGAAGGCACGTTGCTTCGAACTTTGGCGACAGAAGTATCTACAAAGTTTCGAAATCGGTTAGCGGTGAGAAACCAAGTGGAATTAGCAACGCCTGGGACAACATAAGAGAGAAGATCGATATAGTGCGAGGACGCAAGCACAGCAAAGAtcgggaggagaagaagaaacgacaCCGCAACTCGAGCCCGAACACCTTCGAGCAAGAGCAAGACGCAATAGCCGAATTAGATTCGGTGATAGAGAGTTATCACAAGAAAGCAAATAACGGAGTGTTGAAACGAAGTAAACGACGCGGAACGGAAAAAGTTGAGAAGAATGGAGGTACGTGGCCGAAAGCCAGAGGTGGGCCTCTGATTCAGAATGGTACCGGTACTATTTTACATTCACGTAAGACAAAAGAAAGATTGCCCTTAAGCGTACTCCTTAACCAACCGCCAAAGTAtgaaagttataattataaccgCATCTCCAATCCTATCCCCTTGACCAATTTTTCCAACGTGAACAATCGGCATACAGTTTATAAATCCGTAGAAAAACCATTATCAAATTTCCTTAAAACTGGACCGTTATTTAGTCAAAAATCCTTTACTCCAGTGGTGCAGTTCAAAGATATCCCGATAGATAAGAAACCGGCAACCGAGTTCGAGAACACGGAAAATAGACTCGGCTCTACGCTTACACCATCCGAAACTAGCATCGACTTTTCCGTGAAGTCGGTTAATACCGGGAAAGACGTGGAATATTTCTCAAAGAAAAGAGCGCAAAAGTATACCCCTAGCAACGAGAGCCAAGTAGACACGCTACAGCATAATAGAGCGCAATCTCAACTTTATTCCGGGGCTGGATCATCGACATCCTCGACTAGCGGGCCGAGACAGCAGTTGACtg AGTACAACGAGTTGGAAGAAGGATCCGCTTCTTCGAGTTCATCGGAAGCCGGCGGCGCCGAGGGAGGCAGTCGTAGTGGATCGCCAACGCCGTGCAACAGCCCCGAAGCTCCTAGAAAAACAACTATCGAGCCGCTGGAAACCTCGGAACCTGAACGCGATGCTTCTAGTAGTTTAAGTACCACGCGCGATACTtctaatactttaaatattatgcgaGAAACTTCGAATACCTTGGAACCACCTCGCACCattcgagagagagatattAGAAATTCCGCTTCCTTGGAAGTGCCGAGTACGCAGCAGAGAGAACGAGAAATCAGAGCATCGGCGTCGTTGGATATTAACATCAGGAAACCGGAACTTCGTAGTTCAGCCACGTTGGATAATATGCGTAATTCCGCAACTCTTGATACGTTACGTGGCACTGCAAATACTCTTACACGCGCACAGCTTAATCAAGCAGCGACCACGTTGCAACGGCAAAATGCCACGGTGAGAAGTCCAACGCAAGAAGACCAAAATCGTAAAAGCCCGCCACCGAGTGAACCGAGATATCTTTTCATCGAAACGAGAAAGTGTTCGAATCTAGGTATCTCGCTTGTCGGTGGGAATGGTGTTGGGATATACGTACATTCGGTACAACCAGGTTGCCTTGCCGAGGACGCAGGATTACGTCCCGGTGACCGAATCTTGGAATACAATGGCGTTGATCTCAGACAAGCAACCGCGGAACAAGCTGCTTTGGAATTGGCTAGACCAGCGGATAAAGTAACACTGATTGCTCAATACGTACCTGAAAGGTATAACGAAGTGAAGGATAAACCTGGAGACAGTTTTTACGTGAAAGCGATGTTCGATCGAGTAGGCGAAGTTGGAGATAGCCTGCAACTTAGGTTTAATAAAGACGATATTTTATACGTGGATAACACAATGTTCAATGGTACCCCGGGTCATTGGCGAGCTTGGATAGTTGATCAAACTGGGAGAAGGCAAACTTGCGGTATAATTCCAAGTAAATTCAA GGTCGAAGAAGAATTGCTTTTGCGACGTTCATTAGGTGATTTGGAAACGGATACTACTAGAAGAGGTAGCACAAGTGCAAGAAGAAGCTTTTTCCGTCGGAAAAAACATCAACGTTCTTCTAGCAGGGATAGTAAAGAATTGTCACATCTTACAGGAGTAAATTTGGGTTGGTATAGCGATAGTGGAACATTGAATGAGGATACTCTTCCAGCAAGCTATCAACGTGTTGAACGATTAGATT atCCAGCTTTAAGACCAGTATTGATTATCGGGCCGTTGAGCGAATGTGTAGTAACAAAACTATTACAAGAATTTCCAGGACAGTTCACCAGATGTCTTGCAGAGGCAATGCATTGTTCTCAAGCAACGCTCGAACAAGGTTTACGTGATTCTCTTTATGTGGActatagaaaaaaaggaagctaTTTCGAGTGTACTACAGTGCAAGCTGTGAAGGACATCTGTGAgaag AATACTCATTGCATTTTGGATGTTTCAATTGCATCGATTGAGCGACTTCATCGACATCAAATCTATCCTATAGTtttgttgattaaatttaaaagtaccAAACAAATAAAGGAAGTGAAAGATTCCAGATATCCAAGCGATAAAGTTAGTGCCAAAGTTGCCAAGGAGATGTATGAACAAGCATTGAAATTGGAAGCTGAGTATAGGCATCATATTTCTg cTGTAATTCCAGCTGGTGTAAATGTTGCGTATATATGTACGCAAGTAAAAGCTGCGGTAGATGAAGAGCAAAGCAAAGCGCTTTGGGTTCCCAGAGGGCCTCCCTGA
- the LOC108002220 gene encoding disks large homolog 5 isoform X1, producing the protein MASGASSLDSAGSSDGALNMERDSGGYGSVGSPVGGPECRSDYDGLQAQCDQAMHQLQLLRHKHSDTIRRCEHTMKELEYYRGQHIAVMNQLEATSQESSALRGKYGDLVNDKQRLDREVQALQKEVSELRCQNQEVLVSDASNSDTMNQHYLSALRKYEAVKDEYDALRKRYDDLISSHSSAVNKLELSQEEAARLKKQYDEIVQERNSAVRERNGLKQQCTAAIRQWDIALRERNEYREALAKVQQQHEEAVKEINHAMVLRMKASKDMKRLTEERNAALQEYSLIMGERDTVHKEMEKLGDDLTQAYTKITHIENQNKQFIEEKKALSYQIETLRREISSALQDRDEALKQCNELRQKFGDYSEGSNRDYKNRMELHSYNHERDNSSKEAERENNTADYTKRDKERMDNLDQANLELDKLRKSVDKLQTELEEALQEAEVSKRRRDWAFSERDKIVLERESIRTLCDRLRKERDRAVSELAGALRDSDDIKKQRNEASKELKDLKEKIESGDHALRASQFAQSLVHAHDSAIDTDVNDWEIIPIHLDLSRLCLDSDRDLGLTLVGGRDNPYYPNDTGIYVAQVISGSATDGKLRVNDCIMRVNNVDCTSVSTRIIMETLRTCSGGSATLTVRRRRLTRRSLRTTQLSVGSVPHGISLELGVYISKISPGSLAAKDGNLAVGDRVLNINSKPMEGINSSHEAMATLNDTNTDVLTITTLKGIPLPSATSSETMTIDGSFGTEKQKMVNSCSQTEQGRILLKIPSDDYERRHVASNFGDRSIYKVSKSVSGEKPSGISNAWDNIREKIDIVRGRKHSKDREEKKKRHRNSSPNTFEQEQDAIAELDSVIESYHKKANNGVLKRSKRRGTEKVEKNGGTWPKARGGPLIQNGTGTILHSRKTKERLPLSVLLNQPPKYESYNYNRISNPIPLTNFSNVNNRHTVYKSVEKPLSNFLKTGPLFSQKSFTPVVQFKDIPIDKKPATEFENTENRLGSTLTPSETSIDFSVKSVNTGKDVEYFSKKRAQKYTPSNESQVDTLQHNRAQSQLYSGAGSSTSSTSGPRQQLTGNFSFPPYTHSHPHPHQQNSLPSRYPSPPSLPSAQSGESIGLPDARSYCFEPSYSPGPQTGFGHLHTPSVDLHYHKSRAPPIGTTYDVSAYTHGYEGGTFPRKKENQRFRIPSNPSVTSKSSVGKLSTGSIERTSERGSPMPTFHVEVLSPGTGGGSGSGGTIRGSSSNKRSSMPDYCYSQPRPAPGELRRVHIDKSVEPLGIQISCLESGGVFVSTVSEHSLASQVGLQIGDQLLEVCGINMRSATYQLAANVLRQCGNSITMLVQYSPDKYNELEEGSASSSSSEAGGAEGGSRSGSPTPCNSPEAPRKTTIEPLETSEPERDASSSLSTTRDTSNTLNIMRETSNTLEPPRTIRERDIRNSASLEVPSTQQREREIRASASLDINIRKPELRSSATLDNMRNSATLDTLRGTANTLTRAQLNQAATTLQRQNATVRSPTQEDQNRKSPPPSEPRYLFIETRKCSNLGISLVGGNGVGIYVHSVQPGCLAEDAGLRPGDRILEYNGVDLRQATAEQAALELARPADKVTLIAQYVPERYNEVKDKPGDSFYVKAMFDRVGEVGDSLQLRFNKDDILYVDNTMFNGTPGHWRAWIVDQTGRRQTCGIIPSKFKVEEELLLRRSLGDLETDTTRRGSTSARRSFFRRKKHQRSSSRDSKELSHLTGVNLGWYSDSGTLNEDTLPASYQRVERLDYPALRPVLIIGPLSECVVTKLLQEFPGQFTRCLAEAMHCSQATLEQGLRDSLYVDYRKKGSYFECTTVQAVKDICEKNTHCILDVSIASIERLHRHQIYPIVLLIKFKSTKQIKEVKDSRYPSDKVSAKVAKEMYEQALKLEAEYRHHISAVIPAGVNVAYICTQVKAAVDEEQSKALWVPRGPP; encoded by the exons ATGGAGCACTCAATATGG AAAGAGATAGTGGAGGCTATGGCAGTGTCGGCAGTCCTGTCGGTGGGCCTGAATGTCGTAGTGATTATGATGGTTTGCAAGCTCAATGTGATCAAGCCATGCATCAGCTTCAGCTACTTAGGCATAAACACTCCGATACTATAAGACG gtGTGAACATACTATGAAAGAATTGGAATACTATAGAGGACAACATATAGCAGTCATGAATCAGTTAGAGGCAACATCACAAGAGAGTTCCGCACTGCGGGGCAAATATGGAGATCTAGTAAATGATAAACAACGCCTGGATCGGGAAGTTCAGGCGTTGCAGAAAGAAGTATCCGAATTACGATGCCAAAATCAAGAAGTTCTTGTTTCTGATGCTAGTAATAGTGACACCATGAATCAACATTATTTATCCGCGCTTCGAAAATATGAAGCTGTTAAAGATGAGTATGATGCCCTTCGAAAACGGTACGATGACTTAATATCATCACATTCATCGGCTGTTAACAAG TTGGAATTATCGCAAGAAGAAGCCGCcagattaaaaaaacaatatgatGAAATTGTTCAAGAGCGTAATAGTGCAGTTCGTGAGCGTAATGGTTTAAAACAACAGTGTACTGCTGCAATTAGGCAATGGGATATTGCattaagagaaagaaatgaatatcGCGAAGCTTTAGCCAAAGTACAGCAACAACATGAAGAGGCAGTAAAGGAAATTAATCATGCAATGGTGCTACGCATGAAGGCTAGCAAGGATATGAAACGATTAACGGAAGAAAGGAATGCTGCATTGCAAGAATACAGTTTAATTATGGGTGAAAGAGATACGGTACACAAGGAAATGGAAAAACTTGGCGATGATCTTACACAAGCGTATACAAAAATCACTCATATAGAAAATCAGAACAAGCAATTTATAGAAGAG aaaaaagctTTATCCTATCAaatagaaactttaagaagagaaatttcatCCGCTTTACAAGATCGGGACGAAGCTTTAAAACAATGTAACGAATTGCGTCAAAAGTTTGGTGATTATTCTGAAGGTTCAAATAGAGATTACAAGAATCGTATGGAATTACATTCGTACAATCACGAACGCGATAATTCGAGCAAAGAAGCcgaaagagaaaataacaCGGCAGATTATACTAAACGTGATAAAGAACGTATGGACAACTTGGATCAGGCAAATTTGGAGTTGGATAAACTTAGAAAATCTGTTGATAAGTTGCAAACGGAGCTCGAAGAAGCTTTGCAAGAAGCAGAGGTATCAAAACGAAGAAGGGATTGGGCTTTCAGTGAAAGAGATAAGATAGTTTTAGAAAGGGAAAGTATTAGAACTCTCTGCGATAGATTAAGAAAGGAACGTGACCGTGCAGTTTCGGAACTAGCGGGTGCTTTGCGTGATTCTGATGATATTAAGAAGCAACGGAACGAAGCGTCGAAAGAGCTAAAGGATCTCAAAGAAAAGATAGAATCCGGCGATCACGCGTTAAGAGCGAGTCAATTCGCACAAAGCTTAGTGCATGCGCATGATTCGGCGATCGATACTGATGTTAACGACTGGGAGATTATTCCCATTCATTTGGATCTCAGTCGACTTTGTTTAGATTCTGATCGTGATTTGGGACTAACGCTGGTCGGAGGCCGTGATAATCCGTATTATCCAAACGACACAGGAATTTATGTTGCTCAAGTAATATCAGGAAGTGCTACCGATGGTAAATTAAGAGTGAACGATTGCATTATGCGAGTAAATAACGTAGATTGTACATCTGTTTCTACACGTATAATTATGGAAACTTTACGTACCTGTTCGGGGGGATCGGCCACGTTGACGGTAAGGAGACGGCGTTTGACCAGAAGATCTTTAAGGACAACTCAATTGTCCGTTGGTTCAGTTCCTCATGGTATTTCTTTGGAACTTGgagtatatatttcaaagatttcaCCTGGTAGTTTAGCCGCTAAAGATGGCAACCTTGCCGTTGGAGATAGAGTGTTGAAC ATTAATAGTAAACCAATGGAAGGCATTAATTCCAGTCACGAGGCAATGGCAACTTTGAATGACACGAATACGGATGTGTTGACTATCACAACTTTGAAGGGAATACCATTGCCTTCGGCGACTAGTTCTGAAACCATGACCATCGATGGTAGCTTCGGCACTGAAAAACAGAAAATGGTGAACAGTTGTTCTCAAACGGAACAAGGAagaatattgttgaaaattccGTCAGACGATTACGAGAGAAGGCACGTTGCTTCGAACTTTGGCGACAGAAGTATCTACAAAGTTTCGAAATCGGTTAGCGGTGAGAAACCAAGTGGAATTAGCAACGCCTGGGACAACATAAGAGAGAAGATCGATATAGTGCGAGGACGCAAGCACAGCAAAGAtcgggaggagaagaagaaacgacaCCGCAACTCGAGCCCGAACACCTTCGAGCAAGAGCAAGACGCAATAGCCGAATTAGATTCGGTGATAGAGAGTTATCACAAGAAAGCAAATAACGGAGTGTTGAAACGAAGTAAACGACGCGGAACGGAAAAAGTTGAGAAGAATGGAGGTACGTGGCCGAAAGCCAGAGGTGGGCCTCTGATTCAGAATGGTACCGGTACTATTTTACATTCACGTAAGACAAAAGAAAGATTGCCCTTAAGCGTACTCCTTAACCAACCGCCAAAGTAtgaaagttataattataaccgCATCTCCAATCCTATCCCCTTGACCAATTTTTCCAACGTGAACAATCGGCATACAGTTTATAAATCCGTAGAAAAACCATTATCAAATTTCCTTAAAACTGGACCGTTATTTAGTCAAAAATCCTTTACTCCAGTGGTGCAGTTCAAAGATATCCCGATAGATAAGAAACCGGCAACCGAGTTCGAGAACACGGAAAATAGACTCGGCTCTACGCTTACACCATCCGAAACTAGCATCGACTTTTCCGTGAAGTCGGTTAATACCGGGAAAGACGTGGAATATTTCTCAAAGAAAAGAGCGCAAAAGTATACCCCTAGCAACGAGAGCCAAGTAGACACGCTACAGCATAATAGAGCGCAATCTCAACTTTATTCCGGGGCTGGATCATCGACATCCTCGACTAGCGGGCCGAGACAGCAGTTGACtggtaatttttcatttcctccCTATACGCATTCGCATCCGCATCCCCATCAACAAAATTCTCTACCTTCGAGATACCCTTCCCCGCCCTCTTTGCCGTCTGCACAGTCCGGGGAGTCGATAGGACTTCCCGATGCACGATCTTATTGTTTCGAACCTTCGTATAGCCCCGGCCCGCAAACAGGATTCGGGCATTTGCACACACCCTCCGTAGATTTGCATTATCACAAATCTCGCGCTCCACCGATTGGCACTACGTACGATGTATCAGCATACACGCATGGCTACGAGGGTGGAACATTTccaaggaaaaaggaaaaccaACGTTTTCGAATACCGTCAAATCCTAGTGTGACATCGAAAAGCAGCGTGGGTAAATTGTCCACCGGCAGTATAGAAAGAACTTCGGAAAGAGGCAGTCCAATGCCGACATTCCACGTGGAGGTGCTTAGCCCTGGTACAGGAGGCGGAAGCGGGTCTGGTGGAACTATTAGAGGAAGTAGTAGCAATAAGAGATCCAGCATGCCGGATTATTGTTACTCTCAGCCAAGGCCTGCGCCCGGAGAACTCCGCAGGGTTCATATAGACAAATCGGTCGAGCCCCTAGGTATCCAAATTTCTTGCTTAGAGAGCGGCGGTGTATTCGTTTCTACTGTTAGCGAGCACAGTTTAGCATCCCAAGTCGGCCTTCAAATCGGCGACCAATTGCTCGAAGTCTGTGGTATCAATATGAGAAGCGCCACTTATCAACTTGCTGCCAACGTGTTGCGTCAGTGCGGTAATTCCATTACGATGCTGGTGCAGTACAGTCCAGACA AGTACAACGAGTTGGAAGAAGGATCCGCTTCTTCGAGTTCATCGGAAGCCGGCGGCGCCGAGGGAGGCAGTCGTAGTGGATCGCCAACGCCGTGCAACAGCCCCGAAGCTCCTAGAAAAACAACTATCGAGCCGCTGGAAACCTCGGAACCTGAACGCGATGCTTCTAGTAGTTTAAGTACCACGCGCGATACTtctaatactttaaatattatgcgaGAAACTTCGAATACCTTGGAACCACCTCGCACCattcgagagagagatattAGAAATTCCGCTTCCTTGGAAGTGCCGAGTACGCAGCAGAGAGAACGAGAAATCAGAGCATCGGCGTCGTTGGATATTAACATCAGGAAACCGGAACTTCGTAGTTCAGCCACGTTGGATAATATGCGTAATTCCGCAACTCTTGATACGTTACGTGGCACTGCAAATACTCTTACACGCGCACAGCTTAATCAAGCAGCGACCACGTTGCAACGGCAAAATGCCACGGTGAGAAGTCCAACGCAAGAAGACCAAAATCGTAAAAGCCCGCCACCGAGTGAACCGAGATATCTTTTCATCGAAACGAGAAAGTGTTCGAATCTAGGTATCTCGCTTGTCGGTGGGAATGGTGTTGGGATATACGTACATTCGGTACAACCAGGTTGCCTTGCCGAGGACGCAGGATTACGTCCCGGTGACCGAATCTTGGAATACAATGGCGTTGATCTCAGACAAGCAACCGCGGAACAAGCTGCTTTGGAATTGGCTAGACCAGCGGATAAAGTAACACTGATTGCTCAATACGTACCTGAAAGGTATAACGAAGTGAAGGATAAACCTGGAGACAGTTTTTACGTGAAAGCGATGTTCGATCGAGTAGGCGAAGTTGGAGATAGCCTGCAACTTAGGTTTAATAAAGACGATATTTTATACGTGGATAACACAATGTTCAATGGTACCCCGGGTCATTGGCGAGCTTGGATAGTTGATCAAACTGGGAGAAGGCAAACTTGCGGTATAATTCCAAGTAAATTCAA GGTCGAAGAAGAATTGCTTTTGCGACGTTCATTAGGTGATTTGGAAACGGATACTACTAGAAGAGGTAGCACAAGTGCAAGAAGAAGCTTTTTCCGTCGGAAAAAACATCAACGTTCTTCTAGCAGGGATAGTAAAGAATTGTCACATCTTACAGGAGTAAATTTGGGTTGGTATAGCGATAGTGGAACATTGAATGAGGATACTCTTCCAGCAAGCTATCAACGTGTTGAACGATTAGATT atCCAGCTTTAAGACCAGTATTGATTATCGGGCCGTTGAGCGAATGTGTAGTAACAAAACTATTACAAGAATTTCCAGGACAGTTCACCAGATGTCTTGCAGAGGCAATGCATTGTTCTCAAGCAACGCTCGAACAAGGTTTACGTGATTCTCTTTATGTGGActatagaaaaaaaggaagctaTTTCGAGTGTACTACAGTGCAAGCTGTGAAGGACATCTGTGAgaag AATACTCATTGCATTTTGGATGTTTCAATTGCATCGATTGAGCGACTTCATCGACATCAAATCTATCCTATAGTtttgttgattaaatttaaaagtaccAAACAAATAAAGGAAGTGAAAGATTCCAGATATCCAAGCGATAAAGTTAGTGCCAAAGTTGCCAAGGAGATGTATGAACAAGCATTGAAATTGGAAGCTGAGTATAGGCATCATATTTCTg cTGTAATTCCAGCTGGTGTAAATGTTGCGTATATATGTACGCAAGTAAAAGCTGCGGTAGATGAAGAGCAAAGCAAAGCGCTTTGGGTTCCCAGAGGGCCTCCCTGA